In a single window of the Streptacidiphilus sp. P02-A3a genome:
- a CDS encoding cupin domain-containing protein yields the protein MSPTEPAGAAAGVTRRQVSNLHEGLLRLVTEDHGGEGSILAHRAYQRGGPDGPRPPIAFIDLVVLPPGTSIGRHRHGDDEETYVILTGSGRMTLDGAEFPVRAGDVVRNRPWGEHGLRNDAGTDLHLLVFELGPLGTAEGDPR from the coding sequence ATGAGCCCGACCGAACCAGCCGGGGCGGCAGCCGGGGTGACCCGCAGGCAGGTCTCCAACCTGCACGAGGGGCTGCTGCGCCTGGTCACCGAGGACCACGGCGGCGAGGGGTCGATCCTCGCCCACCGCGCCTACCAGCGCGGCGGACCGGACGGGCCCCGGCCCCCGATCGCCTTCATCGACCTGGTGGTGCTGCCGCCGGGCACCTCGATCGGGCGGCACCGCCACGGCGACGACGAGGAGACCTACGTGATCCTGACCGGCAGCGGCCGGATGACCCTGGACGGCGCGGAGTTCCCGGTGCGGGCGGGCGACGTGGTGCGCAACCGTCCGTGGGGCGAGCACGGGCTGCGCAACGACGCCGGTACCGACCTGCACCTGCTGGTGTTCGAACTGGGCCCGCTCGGCACCGCCGAGGGGGACCCGCGGTGA
- a CDS encoding sedoheptulose 7-phosphate cyclase, which yields MTGHRPSPEPGVHADEGGFDLLAPEGTGYRVDLTEDVLSPDNPLLADYCEGRRVIAFLGPTVDRLYGERLRRYLTARLADGSWSVRVIRTGERHKTMESVQEICAVAKESGLDRRGVMIAVGGGVTCDLVGFAAAIYGRGLRYIKVNTTLVGQIDVGVGVKTGVNALGTKNMLGAYHPAHASINDPAFLRTLPDRQIRCGLGETAKMAIIKDPRLFQVLEEHPDVFRQPLPQLQDYVLRSAMELMLRELCPNLREHDLARLVDFGHTFGPVIETASGYRIAHGESVAIDMAISAELARVLGLLGAEDCERIVRLISGLGLPVHDPRTCTPELMRQALLASYERRGRRLHLVVPVGIGAAAFVDDLEDVPAAALEEALDALAVRPPEQRSGPMAVSH from the coding sequence TTGACAGGTCACAGGCCATCGCCCGAGCCGGGCGTGCACGCTGACGAGGGCGGATTCGACCTGCTCGCCCCGGAGGGGACCGGGTACCGGGTGGACCTGACCGAGGACGTCCTCTCGCCGGACAACCCCCTGCTCGCGGACTACTGCGAGGGCCGCCGGGTGATCGCCTTCCTCGGCCCGACGGTGGACCGGCTGTACGGGGAGCGGCTCCGCCGCTACCTCACCGCCCGTCTGGCTGACGGCAGTTGGAGCGTGCGGGTGATCCGCACCGGCGAGCGGCACAAGACCATGGAGTCGGTGCAGGAGATCTGCGCCGTGGCCAAGGAGTCCGGCCTCGACCGGCGCGGGGTGATGATCGCCGTCGGCGGCGGCGTCACCTGCGACCTGGTCGGCTTCGCCGCCGCGATCTACGGACGGGGCCTGCGCTACATCAAGGTGAACACCACCCTGGTCGGCCAGATCGACGTCGGTGTGGGGGTCAAGACCGGCGTCAACGCCCTCGGCACCAAGAACATGCTGGGCGCCTACCACCCGGCCCACGCCTCGATCAACGACCCGGCCTTCCTGCGCACCCTGCCCGACCGGCAGATCCGCTGCGGCCTCGGCGAGACCGCCAAGATGGCGATCATCAAGGACCCGCGGCTGTTCCAGGTCCTGGAGGAGCACCCCGACGTGTTCCGGCAGCCGCTGCCGCAACTCCAGGACTACGTGCTGCGCAGCGCGATGGAACTGATGCTGCGCGAGCTCTGCCCCAACCTGCGCGAGCACGACCTGGCCCGGCTGGTGGACTTCGGCCACACCTTCGGCCCGGTGATCGAGACCGCCAGCGGCTACCGGATCGCGCACGGCGAGTCGGTCGCGATCGACATGGCGATCTCCGCCGAACTCGCCCGGGTGCTCGGCCTGCTCGGCGCCGAGGACTGCGAGCGGATCGTCCGGCTGATCTCCGGCCTCGGCCTGCCCGTGCACGACCCGCGGACCTGCACGCCGGAGCTGATGCGGCAGGCGCTGCTGGCGTCCTACGAACGGCGCGGACGGCGGCTGCACCTGGTGGTGCCGGTCGGCATCGGCGCCGCCGCCTTCGTCGACGACCTGGAGGACGTACCGGCCGCGGCCCTGGAGGAGGCCCTGGACGCGCTCGCGGTCCGGCCGCCCGAGCAGCGCTCCGGCCCCATGGCCGTCAGCCACTGA
- a CDS encoding glycoside hydrolase family 13 protein encodes MTLTADTSPPPAPGQLPGADGDWWRGAVVYQVYPRSFADGNGDGIGDLSGIRDRLGYLRDLGVDAVWLSPIYTSPQADGGYDVADYRTVDPCYGTVRDVELLVADAHALGLRVITDLIPNHCSDQHPWFLRALREGPGSPSRARFHFRPGRGEGNAQPPNDWLSLFGGPAWTRTVNPDGSPGEWYLHLFTPGQPDFNWDSGAVRDEFRSIMRYWLDRGLDGFRVDVAHGLVKAPGLPDVGHSEAVPLLGGNRVPYFDQDGVHEIYRSWRTVLDEYPGGRIAVAEAWTKTLERSARYVRPDELHQAFNFKFLSAPWDATGLRDLIGRSLDAMSAVDAPTTWTLSNHDVVRHASRYACGDPGRGLRRARAASLLMLALPGSAYLYQGEELGLPEVTDLPDEARQDPSFLRKDGGNGLRDGCRVPLPWSGDQPPYGFGAAVGGPSWLPQPAHWSALSVQTQAGDPASTLELYRAALALRRRHPALGAGTSVRWLDLAPGLLAFRRDSPRGSLVCVANTTGAPVRTPSPGRPLLASEAPVADGAEVLLPADSASWWQAD; translated from the coding sequence ATGACCCTGACCGCAGACACGAGCCCACCGCCCGCACCCGGCCAGCTCCCCGGCGCCGACGGCGACTGGTGGCGGGGCGCCGTGGTCTACCAGGTCTACCCGCGCAGCTTCGCCGACGGGAACGGCGACGGCATCGGCGACCTCAGCGGGATCCGCGACCGGCTCGGCTACCTCAGGGACCTGGGCGTGGACGCGGTCTGGCTCTCCCCGATCTACACCTCGCCGCAGGCCGACGGCGGCTACGACGTCGCCGACTACCGCACCGTCGACCCCTGCTACGGCACCGTCCGCGACGTGGAACTGCTGGTGGCGGACGCCCACGCGCTGGGCCTGCGGGTGATCACCGACCTGATCCCGAACCACTGCTCGGACCAGCACCCGTGGTTCCTGCGGGCGCTGCGCGAGGGCCCCGGGTCACCCTCCCGGGCCCGGTTCCACTTCCGCCCGGGGCGGGGCGAGGGCAACGCGCAGCCGCCCAACGACTGGCTGTCGCTGTTCGGCGGTCCGGCGTGGACCCGCACCGTGAACCCGGACGGCAGCCCCGGCGAGTGGTACCTGCACCTGTTCACCCCCGGCCAGCCGGACTTCAACTGGGACTCCGGCGCCGTCCGCGACGAGTTCCGCTCGATCATGCGCTACTGGCTGGACCGGGGCCTCGACGGCTTCCGGGTCGACGTGGCCCACGGCCTGGTGAAGGCGCCCGGACTGCCCGACGTGGGCCACTCGGAGGCGGTCCCACTGCTCGGCGGGAACCGCGTCCCCTACTTCGACCAGGACGGCGTGCACGAGATCTACCGTTCCTGGCGCACCGTGCTGGACGAGTACCCGGGTGGCCGGATCGCCGTCGCCGAGGCCTGGACCAAGACCCTGGAGCGCTCGGCCAGGTACGTCCGCCCCGACGAACTGCACCAGGCCTTCAACTTCAAGTTCCTCAGCGCCCCTTGGGACGCCACCGGGCTGCGCGACCTGATCGGGCGCTCGCTGGACGCCATGTCCGCCGTGGACGCCCCCACCACCTGGACCCTGTCCAACCACGACGTGGTCCGCCACGCCAGCCGCTACGCCTGCGGCGACCCGGGGCGCGGCCTGCGGCGGGCCCGCGCGGCCAGCCTGCTGATGCTCGCCCTGCCCGGCTCCGCCTACCTCTACCAGGGCGAGGAGCTGGGCCTGCCGGAGGTCACCGACCTGCCGGACGAGGCCCGGCAGGACCCCTCCTTCCTGCGCAAGGACGGCGGCAACGGGCTGCGCGACGGCTGCCGGGTGCCGCTGCCGTGGTCCGGCGACCAGCCGCCGTACGGCTTCGGCGCGGCCGTCGGCGGGCCCAGCTGGCTGCCGCAGCCCGCGCACTGGTCGGCGCTCAGCGTGCAGACCCAGGCGGGCGACCCGGCGTCCACCCTGGAGCTCTACCGGGCGGCGCTGGCCCTGCGGCGGCGGCACCCGGCGCTGGGCGCGGGCACCTCGGTGCGGTGGCTGGACCTGGCCCCCGGACTGCTGGCGTTCCGCCGGGACAGCCCGCGGGGCTCGCTGGTGTGCGTCGCCAACACCACCGGGGCGCCGGTCCGGACCCCGAGCCCGGGACGGCCGCTGCTGGCGTCCGAGGCCCCGGTGGCCGACGGCGCCGAGGTGCTGCTGCCGGCCGACAGCGCGAGCTGGTGGCAGGCGGACTGA
- a CDS encoding carbohydrate-binding module family 20 domain-containing protein: MLAGTLVAGALLPLTLQTAAHATSGSNGGDVIANLFEWNWPSVANECTNVLGPKGYGAVQVAPPQDSIRLAGSTHSWWDVYQPVGYDLNSRMGNTAQFQAMVAACHAAGVKVYADAVINHTSGNDQTSTDSYGGDSFNVTTKNYSEVPYGPADFHTSPANCPNSDMSIQDWNSQTQVQECDLENLSDLYTETDDVRSKIAGYLNTLISYGVDGFRVDSAKHINQADMANIISRLNNTQWGQRPYILQEVALGSSGNLAPSAFESNGSVIGFDYANALKSQFQGSIANLKTFGQSWGLEPSGKDGAMVANHDTERNGSTLNYKNGAVYNLATEFMLAWGYGVQPTVYSGFAFNTSDDSPPADANGFVTNTDCSSSAWVCTDRVTGVANMVGWHNAAQGQSVANWYDDGSNLIAFSRGNAAWIAINNESTTQTKTFETGLPAGTYCDVIHGNYSNGSCSGPLVTVNSSGDATVSIAAEDSVALYDLATTNSSSPTASPSASASAGASATPSASASASASASATPSAGSTATAPAGEVAETFTVSGTPASAPMYLVGSVAGLGNWAPASAIPMTQSGGNWTVTVDLPQSTAIQYKYIEQDSSGNVTWEPGANHSATTGSGSTATLTDAYNGSSTTVSESFTDNATTWLGQSVYVVGSVPALGSWNTADAVPLSSTNYPNWTGTVSLPSNTAFEYKFIKKDPDGTIEWESGANHTATTGTTAAGLSNTWGAAATSPVGVTFDEKETTVPGQNVYVIGDIAALGQWNTTQAVELSSANYPTWSSTLSISPNTTFQYKFIVEDAAGNITWESGANRSYTTGASGSVTLNDTWQ, from the coding sequence ATGCTCGCCGGGACGCTTGTCGCCGGCGCGCTCCTCCCGCTCACTCTGCAGACCGCCGCCCACGCGACCAGTGGCAGCAACGGCGGCGACGTCATCGCCAACCTCTTCGAGTGGAACTGGCCCTCGGTCGCCAACGAGTGCACCAACGTGCTCGGCCCCAAGGGCTACGGCGCGGTCCAGGTGGCCCCGCCGCAGGACTCCATCCGGCTGGCCGGGAGCACCCACTCCTGGTGGGACGTCTACCAGCCGGTCGGCTACGACCTCAACAGCCGGATGGGCAACACCGCCCAGTTCCAGGCGATGGTGGCGGCCTGCCACGCGGCGGGCGTCAAGGTCTACGCCGACGCGGTGATCAACCACACCTCCGGCAACGACCAGACCAGCACCGACTCCTACGGTGGCGACAGCTTCAACGTCACCACCAAGAACTACAGCGAGGTCCCCTACGGGCCCGCCGACTTCCACACCTCGCCCGCGAACTGTCCCAACTCGGACATGTCCATCCAGGACTGGAACAGCCAGACCCAGGTGCAGGAGTGCGACCTGGAGAACCTGTCCGACCTCTACACCGAGACCGACGACGTCCGCTCGAAGATCGCCGGCTACCTCAACACGCTGATCAGCTACGGCGTGGACGGCTTCCGGGTGGACTCGGCCAAGCACATCAACCAGGCCGACATGGCCAACATCATCTCCCGGCTGAACAACACCCAGTGGGGCCAGCGCCCTTACATCCTGCAGGAGGTCGCCCTCGGCAGCTCCGGCAACCTCGCTCCGTCCGCCTTCGAGAGCAACGGCAGCGTCATCGGCTTCGACTACGCCAACGCGCTGAAGTCGCAGTTCCAGGGCAGCATCGCCAACCTCAAGACGTTCGGCCAGAGTTGGGGTCTGGAGCCGAGTGGCAAGGACGGCGCCATGGTCGCCAACCACGACACCGAGCGCAACGGCTCCACGCTCAACTACAAGAACGGCGCGGTCTACAACCTCGCCACCGAGTTCATGCTGGCCTGGGGCTACGGCGTGCAGCCGACCGTCTACTCCGGCTTCGCCTTCAACACCTCGGACGACTCGCCGCCGGCCGACGCCAACGGCTTCGTCACCAACACCGACTGCTCCTCCAGCGCCTGGGTCTGCACCGACCGGGTCACCGGGGTCGCCAACATGGTCGGCTGGCACAACGCGGCCCAGGGGCAATCCGTCGCCAACTGGTACGACGACGGCTCCAACCTGATCGCCTTCTCCCGCGGCAACGCGGCGTGGATCGCCATCAACAACGAGAGCACCACGCAGACCAAGACCTTCGAGACCGGCCTCCCGGCCGGCACCTACTGCGACGTCATCCACGGCAACTACAGCAACGGCAGCTGCTCCGGCCCGCTGGTCACCGTGAACAGCAGCGGTGACGCCACGGTCTCGATCGCGGCCGAGGACTCGGTGGCCCTGTACGACCTGGCCACCACCAACTCCTCCTCGCCCACCGCGAGCCCCAGCGCCTCCGCGTCCGCCGGCGCCTCGGCCACCCCGAGCGCCAGCGCCAGTGCCAGCGCCAGTGCCTCGGCCACCCCGAGCGCCGGCTCCACCGCCACCGCTCCGGCCGGTGAGGTCGCCGAGACCTTCACCGTCAGCGGCACCCCGGCCAGCGCGCCGATGTACCTGGTCGGCTCGGTCGCCGGCCTGGGCAACTGGGCTCCGGCGTCGGCGATCCCGATGACCCAGTCCGGCGGCAACTGGACGGTGACGGTCGATCTGCCCCAGTCCACCGCGATCCAGTACAAGTACATCGAGCAGGACTCCTCCGGGAACGTCACCTGGGAACCGGGCGCCAACCACTCGGCGACCACCGGCTCCGGCAGCACCGCGACGCTGACCGACGCCTACAACGGCTCCAGCACCACGGTCAGTGAGAGCTTCACCGACAACGCCACCACCTGGCTCGGCCAGAGCGTCTACGTGGTCGGCTCGGTGCCCGCGCTGGGCTCCTGGAACACCGCCGACGCCGTCCCGCTCTCCTCGACGAACTACCCGAACTGGACCGGGACCGTCTCCCTGCCTTCCAACACCGCCTTCGAGTACAAGTTCATCAAGAAGGACCCGGACGGCACCATCGAGTGGGAGTCCGGGGCCAACCACACCGCGACCACCGGCACCACCGCGGCCGGCCTGAGCAACACCTGGGGCGCCGCGGCCACCTCCCCGGTCGGGGTGACCTTCGACGAGAAAGAGACCACCGTCCCCGGCCAGAACGTCTACGTGATCGGCGACATCGCGGCCCTGGGCCAGTGGAACACCACCCAGGCGGTCGAGTTGAGCTCGGCCAACTACCCCACCTGGTCCTCGACCCTGAGCATCAGCCCGAACACCACCTTCCAGTACAAGTTCATCGTGGAGGACGCCGCCGGGAACATCACCTGGGAGTCCGGCGCCAACCGCAGCTACACCACCGGCGCCTCCGGCTCGGTGACCCTGAACGACACCTGGCAGTAG
- a CDS encoding NADP-dependent oxidoreductase: MRAVTYDAFAPDNSRLRYGEVPEPTFGPGQVLVQVKAAGVNPVDWKVMAGGLDQMMDTFFPVVPGWDVAGVVVATGPDTPEFAVGDEVMAYARKDSVHAGTFAEYVAVNATAVARKPVGLDWAQAGGLPLVGLTAQRVLDRLEVGPGDVLLVYGAAGGVGSAAVQLGVDRGARVIGTASEHNHAFVRALGAEPVGYHDGLAERVRALAPDGVSAVADLVGGQWPVTSAVLAPGGRHASIVDSSVEQHGGHWIWVGPNGAKLAELAAAVDRGVLTIEVAQTFPLDKVGEAFDASRTGHTRGKLVIVP; this comes from the coding sequence ATGCGCGCGGTAACGTACGACGCCTTCGCCCCCGACAACTCCCGGCTGCGCTACGGCGAGGTCCCGGAGCCCACGTTCGGGCCCGGGCAGGTGCTGGTCCAGGTCAAGGCGGCCGGGGTGAACCCGGTCGACTGGAAGGTGATGGCCGGCGGGCTCGACCAGATGATGGACACGTTCTTCCCGGTCGTCCCCGGCTGGGACGTGGCCGGGGTGGTCGTCGCCACCGGCCCGGACACCCCGGAGTTCGCGGTCGGCGACGAGGTGATGGCCTACGCCCGCAAGGACTCCGTGCACGCCGGGACCTTCGCGGAGTACGTGGCCGTGAACGCGACGGCGGTCGCCCGCAAGCCGGTCGGCCTGGACTGGGCGCAGGCCGGGGGGCTGCCGCTGGTCGGCCTCACCGCGCAGCGCGTCCTGGACCGGCTGGAGGTCGGCCCCGGCGACGTGCTGCTGGTGTACGGGGCCGCCGGCGGCGTCGGCAGCGCCGCGGTGCAACTCGGCGTCGACCGGGGCGCCCGGGTGATCGGCACCGCCTCCGAACACAACCACGCGTTCGTCCGGGCCCTCGGCGCGGAGCCGGTCGGCTACCACGACGGGCTCGCCGAGCGGGTACGCGCGCTGGCTCCTGACGGCGTGTCAGCGGTGGCGGACCTGGTCGGCGGGCAGTGGCCGGTCACCTCGGCCGTGCTCGCCCCGGGCGGGCGGCACGCCTCGATCGTGGACTCCTCCGTGGAGCAGCACGGCGGCCACTGGATCTGGGTGGGCCCGAACGGCGCGAAGCTGGCCGAGCTGGCGGCGGCGGTGGACCGGGGCGTGCTGACCATCGAGGTCGCCCAGACCTTCCCGCTGGACAAGGTGGGCGAGGCCTTCGACGCCAGCCGCACCGGCCACACCCGGGGCAAGCTCGTGATCGTCCCCTAG
- a CDS encoding TrkA family potassium uptake protein encodes MFARFRLPLLLVVLALCYGTFGYWLIENQSPLDAFYTTVLTLSTVGSGPELGVGGKLFTVSLILFGVATLFAAIGVATEVLSSGELARWLRRKRMSRRTGQLRGHYVVCGYGRVGRTVTGELGRHQRQVLVIESKPELHLLLEEQGIPYVTGDAADETVLRQAGIERADGLVCAVDSDSGNVFIALTARAMNPGLRIVARAAEQRSVDKLRRAGADEVISPYGLSGRRMALLALQPSVLEVLDLLDLGADIRLEEVAVQPGTPLHAMTVAEAQTRFAGVAILAVRQPGGELTTSPDQNLRLGTGDLVIALGPVTILEGMTN; translated from the coding sequence GTGTTCGCCCGGTTCCGTCTGCCGCTGCTGCTGGTGGTGCTGGCGCTGTGCTACGGCACCTTCGGGTACTGGCTGATCGAGAACCAGAGCCCGCTGGACGCCTTCTACACCACCGTCCTGACCTTGAGCACCGTCGGCAGCGGGCCGGAGCTCGGTGTCGGCGGGAAGCTGTTCACGGTCTCCCTGATCCTCTTCGGCGTCGCCACCCTGTTCGCCGCGATCGGGGTGGCCACCGAGGTACTGAGCTCGGGCGAACTGGCCCGCTGGCTGCGGAGGAAGCGGATGTCCAGACGCACCGGGCAGCTCCGCGGCCACTATGTGGTCTGCGGCTACGGCCGGGTGGGCCGAACGGTGACCGGGGAGCTGGGCCGCCATCAGCGCCAGGTCCTGGTGATCGAGTCCAAACCGGAGTTGCACCTGCTGCTGGAGGAGCAGGGCATCCCCTACGTCACCGGCGACGCGGCCGACGAGACGGTGCTGCGGCAGGCCGGGATCGAACGCGCCGACGGCCTGGTGTGCGCGGTGGACTCGGACTCGGGCAACGTCTTCATCGCGCTCACCGCGCGGGCGATGAACCCCGGGCTGCGGATCGTCGCCCGCGCCGCCGAACAGCGCTCGGTCGACAAGCTGCGGCGCGCCGGGGCCGACGAGGTGATCTCCCCGTACGGCCTGAGCGGACGCCGGATGGCGCTGCTCGCGCTACAGCCGTCGGTGCTGGAGGTGCTGGACCTGCTCGACCTCGGCGCCGACATCCGGCTGGAGGAGGTGGCCGTGCAGCCCGGCACGCCGCTGCACGCGATGACCGTCGCCGAGGCGCAGACCCGCTTCGCCGGGGTGGCCATCCTCGCCGTCCGCCAGCCCGGTGGCGAGCTGACCACCAGCCCCGACCAGAACCTGCGGCTGGGCACCGGGGACCTGGTCATCGCGCTGGGCCCGGTGACCATTCTGGAGGGCATGACGAACTGA
- a CDS encoding NEW3 domain-containing protein, with product MPCDFPLHRRIRATLAASCALATASAGLLLATPASAAPSAAGTAAPGQYPNYAPTPPMGWNDWSYYQCGENEQIVLANAHALVTSGLAAKGYNTVTIDDCWMAPNRDSSGNLVADPTRFPDGMAYVGRQLHELGLKFGIYEDAGTETCGGYPGSEGHWQQDADLFAAWGVDYVKLDGCNVPTPSGQTDEQAYYATYAAMSQALLHSGRKMVFSISAPAYFQGTPDWDTVIKWSAQLGNLWREGADTALGQESGAAKWSAISYNYGYNVGLADLQRPGRWNDPDFLLAGDSGLTQDEIQSQVSLWAMMAAPLISSTDLTKLTPGALAALGNKDVIAVDQDPLGVQGRIVAQGTGYNVLAKPLAGGDRAVALFNSSDQALTITTTAAAAGFGKGSSYQLRNLVTKAVTQTDGTISADVPPHATVIYRVGAGASRGLQPATAISWQDVSTAARPDSYLISLSDHGAARLSDVRLSVSAPKGWTVSPVSTRLGDVRTGAAAYAVVTVKGPRNAAPGTTVSEITATARYRAGSAGAGQVSGERTITSTVPYPTLSAAFNNVGVTSESAPTPGDFDSTGDSYSAQALATAGVTPGATVSANGLGFSWPTAAAGTPDNVAASGEQVTLSGTGSSLAFLGSETGAVSAPVTVTYTDGSTSTGQLGFPNWCCTPPTAYGARVAITTDHRDTPTGPANFGISYQVFSNTIPLTAGKTVRSVTLPNQPAIHLFALSVTP from the coding sequence TTGCCCTGTGACTTCCCCCTCCATCGGCGCATCCGTGCGACGCTCGCGGCGAGCTGCGCGCTCGCCACCGCGTCCGCCGGACTGCTGCTGGCCACCCCGGCCTCGGCCGCGCCGTCGGCCGCCGGCACGGCCGCCCCCGGCCAGTATCCGAACTACGCGCCGACCCCGCCCATGGGCTGGAACGACTGGTCGTACTACCAGTGCGGCGAGAACGAGCAGATCGTGCTCGCCAACGCCCACGCCCTGGTCACCAGCGGCCTGGCGGCCAAGGGCTACAACACCGTCACCATCGACGACTGCTGGATGGCGCCCAACCGCGACTCCTCCGGCAACCTGGTCGCCGACCCGACCAGGTTCCCCGACGGAATGGCCTACGTCGGCAGGCAACTGCACGAGCTGGGGCTGAAGTTCGGCATCTACGAGGACGCCGGTACGGAGACCTGCGGCGGCTATCCGGGCTCCGAGGGCCACTGGCAGCAGGACGCCGACCTGTTCGCCGCCTGGGGCGTCGACTACGTCAAACTCGACGGCTGCAACGTGCCCACCCCCAGCGGGCAGACCGACGAGCAGGCCTACTACGCCACCTACGCCGCGATGAGCCAGGCGCTGCTGCACAGCGGCCGCAAGATGGTCTTCTCGATCTCGGCCCCGGCGTACTTCCAGGGCACCCCCGACTGGGACACCGTGATCAAGTGGTCCGCCCAGCTCGGCAACCTGTGGCGGGAGGGCGCGGACACCGCGCTCGGCCAGGAGAGCGGCGCGGCCAAGTGGAGCGCCATCTCCTACAACTACGGCTACAACGTCGGCCTGGCCGACCTGCAGCGCCCCGGCCGCTGGAACGACCCGGACTTCCTGCTCGCCGGTGACTCCGGACTGACCCAGGACGAGATCCAGAGCCAGGTCTCGCTGTGGGCGATGATGGCCGCGCCGCTGATCTCCAGCACCGACCTGACCAAGCTCACCCCGGGCGCGCTGGCCGCGCTCGGCAACAAGGACGTCATCGCCGTCGACCAGGACCCGCTCGGGGTGCAGGGCCGGATCGTGGCCCAGGGCACCGGCTACAACGTGCTGGCCAAGCCGCTGGCGGGCGGCGACCGCGCGGTCGCCCTGTTCAACTCCTCCGACCAGGCCCTGACGATCACCACCACGGCCGCCGCCGCCGGGTTCGGCAAGGGCTCCTCGTACCAGCTGAGGAACCTGGTGACCAAGGCGGTCACCCAGACCGACGGCACCATCTCGGCGGACGTCCCGCCGCACGCGACCGTGATCTACCGGGTCGGGGCCGGGGCCTCCCGCGGGCTGCAACCGGCCACCGCGATCAGCTGGCAGGACGTCAGCACCGCAGCCAGGCCCGACAGTTACCTGATCAGCCTGAGCGACCACGGCGCGGCCCGGCTGTCCGACGTCCGGCTGTCGGTGAGCGCGCCCAAGGGCTGGACGGTCTCCCCGGTCAGCACCCGGCTGGGCGATGTGCGCACCGGCGCGGCGGCGTACGCCGTGGTCACCGTCAAGGGCCCGAGGAACGCGGCCCCGGGCACCACCGTCAGCGAGATCACCGCCACCGCCAGGTACCGGGCCGGATCCGCCGGGGCCGGACAGGTCAGCGGCGAACGGACGATCACCAGTACGGTCCCGTACCCGACCCTCTCGGCCGCCTTCAACAACGTCGGCGTCACCTCGGAGAGCGCCCCGACCCCGGGCGACTTCGACTCCACCGGCGACAGCTACTCCGCCCAGGCGCTGGCCACGGCCGGGGTCACCCCCGGCGCCACGGTCAGCGCCAACGGCCTCGGCTTCAGCTGGCCCACCGCCGCCGCCGGAACCCCGGACAACGTGGCCGCCTCCGGCGAACAGGTCACCCTCTCCGGCACGGGCAGCAGCCTGGCCTTCCTCGGCTCGGAGACCGGCGCCGTCTCCGCCCCGGTCACCGTCACCTACACCGACGGCAGCACCAGCACCGGCCAGCTCGGCTTCCCCAACTGGTGCTGCACTCCGCCCACCGCCTACGGCGCGCGGGTCGCGATCACCACGGACCACCGCGACACCCCCACCGGCCCGGCCAACTTCGGCATCAGTTACCAGGTGTTCAGCAACACCATCCCGCTGACGGCGGGCAAGACGGTACGGAGCGTGACCTTGCCGAACCAGCCCGCGATCCACCTCTTCGCCCTGTCGGTGACCCCCTGA
- a CDS encoding TetR/AcrR family transcriptional regulator, which produces MARQKDQEARRAQLGEAARRALLARGLEGLRLRDVAEEAGVTPAAVLYYYGDLDELMNETFQRGIERFCARREEAAERLPDARDRLLACIDAGVATGPDDTIPRLLFEYCPRSLRDPRVAALDATLTERQVAVYYGVLLLGEAQGYFRLTAPPRELAGNFVALEDGYQMDVLSGRRHRGEVLHLLHGFAATVTGCALDR; this is translated from the coding sequence ATGGCTCGACAGAAGGATCAAGAGGCGCGGCGGGCCCAGCTCGGCGAGGCCGCTCGGCGGGCACTGCTCGCGCGCGGCCTCGAAGGCCTGCGGCTGCGCGACGTCGCCGAGGAGGCGGGGGTCACCCCGGCCGCCGTCCTCTACTACTACGGCGATCTGGACGAGCTCATGAACGAGACCTTCCAGCGGGGCATCGAACGCTTCTGTGCCCGCCGCGAGGAGGCGGCCGAGCGGCTGCCGGACGCCCGCGACCGGCTGCTCGCCTGCATCGACGCGGGCGTCGCGACCGGCCCCGACGACACCATCCCCCGACTGCTCTTCGAGTACTGCCCGCGCAGCCTGCGCGACCCCCGGGTCGCGGCCCTGGACGCGACATTGACGGAGCGTCAGGTCGCGGTCTACTACGGGGTGCTGCTGCTGGGGGAGGCCCAGGGGTACTTCCGGCTCACCGCCCCGCCGCGCGAACTGGCGGGCAACTTCGTGGCGTTGGAGGACGGCTACCAGATGGACGTGCTGTCCGGCCGCCGCCACCGCGGCGAGGTGCTGCACCTGCTGCACGGCTTCGCCGCCACGGTCACCGGCTGCGCGCTGGACCGCTGA